GGCGCCCTCCTGCCGTTGCTCCCGGGCATAAGAGAGCAAGGAGACCCGCTGCTCCTGAAGGTGCTCGCGGCGCGCCACGGCGAGCGATCCGACGATCAAGGTGCCACCTAACAGAACGGTGGTGGCGACCAGTGCGGCGACCCACGGCCGCCGCTGGCACCAGCGCCAGGCATGTCCCGCAGGGGAGAGCGGCCTGGCACGGATCGGCGCATTTGTTAGAAAGCGTCCAAGGTCCGCTGCCAGTTCTGAAGCTGAAGAATAGCGGCGCGCGGGATCCTTGCGCAGGCACTGGAGGCAGATGGTTTCCAGATCCCGCGGGACCGTCGGTGTCAGACGGCGCGGCGAGACCGGATCATCATCGCGGAGCTGCATGAGGATCGCGTCCAGTGTGGGTCCTTGAAAGGGGGGGCGACCGGTGAGCAGGTGATAGAGCAGCGCTCCGAGCCCATAGATATCAGTCCGCACGTCCGCATCGCCGCCAAGCGCTTGTTCAGGGGCCGCATAACTTGGCGACCCGAGGACTTGCCCGGTGCGGGTGATCCCGGTCTTGCCACCATCGCCGGATAGGAGCCGCGCGATCCCGAAGTCGGTCACGTGCGGCTGTCCGGTTTGATCCAAGAGGATATTGGATGGCTTCAGGTCACGATGCAGCACGCCCTTCTGATGAGCATGCTGGACGGCATCTGCCACCCGGAGCAGACAGCCTGCTGCCTGCCGGGCTTCCATGGGATGTTCCCGCACGATCTCTTCCAAGCTCTTGCCCGAGACGTGCTCCATGCTGAACCAGGGCACGCCTTCGTCATCTCCCACGTCAATGATGCGGACGATGCCGGGATGTTGCAGGCGTGCTGCAGTCTGTGCTTCGCGGAGAAATCGTTCGCGCTCTTCCGGGCCTGCAAACTTGGCCTGCAGCAGCACCTTCACCGCGACCACCCGGTCGAGCAGAGGTTGCCGGGCGCGGTAGACCACGCCCATGCCGCCGCGGCCGATTTCCTCGTAGAGCTCGAACCCGGCGAGGCGCATCCAAGGTGAGGCCTCCCCGGAGTCAGGAACCATTTCCTCATCTGAAAAGGTGAGCGCAAAGAGGCAGCGGGGGCAGTGCTCGCCCGAGAGGGGACTGCCACAGGTCGGACAGGCACCGGCGGCTGCGCTGGGGGCGGACATCGCTTCCTTTACTCCGCTTTTATCCACGGCGATTACACAAATTCGTGTCTCAGGCACCGAGCGCCGCCGCGAGTGCGCGCAACTCTTCATCCACCATCCGCCGATCTGGAAGACCGGCTGCCACCTCTGCCCGCACCATTTCCCGGAAATCGCCGCGCAGGCGGTGCACTGCCACCGCCACGCTCCGGGCGTGGATGCCCAGTGCGCTCGCTGCGGTCTCGTACTCGCCGGCACCGGCCTCGCGGGACAGGAAGGGACTGAGGGCTTGGAAGAGCTTGGCCCGGCCGGTGGTCTCGCATTCTTCCTCCAGCCGTTCCAAGGCGGCCTGCATCACCGCGTGGGCCCATTTCTTCTCGAAGAGGGACTCCGGGGTGTCTTGGGTGGCGGGTTCCTTGCCAAACCAGCGTTCCGCCTCCACTGAATCGAGCGGGACTGGAGTCTCGCCACCGCCCCGCTTGCCTGCGGTCTCATGACGGTGCCGGTTTGCGAGGAAGTTCTTCAGGATGGTGATAAGCAGGGTGCTGAAGCGGGTATCCCGCTGCTCGACCTTGGAGAGCCAATCCTGCTCGATGAGCTTGGCAAAAAAAGCTTGGGTGAGGTCCGCGGCGTCTTCCGGGGAGTCCCCGCGCCGCCGGATGAAGGCGTATACCGGGTACCAGTAGTTCCGGGTGAAGTGGTTCCATGCCTCGTCCCGGCCGCTATCGTCCCCGGCTCCTCCCATGATGGTCCAGCGTGTCGTGCAGAAACGCGGGGAAGAGTTGATATCCTCATGGGTCATGGCGCGGACGGGGGAAAATCGGACGGGGGGTTCCCATTTGTTAGCATGCTCCGGCCTTCTCCGCCAGTGCCGGAAGACTGGTTTCGAACCGATTCGGAAGATTTTGGAGATTTTTCGTAATCCCGGACGGTCTTCCGGGTGGAATCTCATTGGAAGGCTGCTCTCCCCCAAGCCCAGCTTTGCCCGTTTTTCCCCTCCCGGCCTGCCTCGATCGATCCGCTCTCCCTCCCACGGATTGACGAGGCAGGCCCGAAATTTTTTCGGGAGTCGGCGCAGAGACGAAAAAGGCCACCGGCGAACCGGTGGCCTAGGAAACTAGCTATTGAGCTTTGGCGCTCAGGCAACTTGGAAGCCGGCAGCCTGTTCGGGCGTGAGCTCGATATATTGCCAAGGGAGGCCGTGGACGTTCAGGTCGGCCATGAAGGAGTCCGGATCGTATTGCTCCATGTTCCAGACGCCCGGCTTGCGCCATTTTCCTTCCAGCATCTGCTTGGCGCCGATCATGGCGGGCACGCCGGTGGTGTAGGAGATGGCCTGGCTGCCGACTTCGGCGAAGCAGGCCTCGTGGTCGCAGATATTGTAAATGTAGATCGCCTTCTGCTTCCCGTCCTTGATGCCGGTGATGACATTGCCGATGCAGGTCTTGCCCTTGGTCGTTTGGCCGAGCTCGCCGGGGTCTGGCAGGACGGCCTTCAGGAACTGGAGCGGGATGATTTCCACGCCGTTGTAGACCACGGGGTCGATGCGGGTCATGCCGACGTTTTGCAGCACTTCAAGATGCTTCAGGTAGTTCGGCGAGAAGCTCATCCAGAACTGGGCGCGCTTGATCGTCGGGATGTGCTTCACGAGCGATTCCAGCTCCTCGTGATACATCCGGTAGATTTCATAGGTGCCGACGCCATCCGGGCAGGTGAAGGCCTGGTGCTTCGACATCGGCGCGGTTTCGACGAATTGGCCATCTTCCCAGTGGCGGCATTCGGCGGTCACCTCGCGGATGTTGATTTCCGGGTTGAAGTTGGTGGCGAAGGCCTTGCCGTGGTTGCCCCCGTTCACGTCGATGATGTCCAGGGTGTGGATCTCGTCGAAGTGGTGCTTGAGCGCCCATGCGGTGAAAACATTGGTCACGCCCGGGTCGAAGCCGGAGCCGAGCAGGGCGGAACGGCCTGCAGCGAGCCACTGGTCCTGGAGTGCCCACTGCCAGGAGTATTCGAACTTCGCGACGTCCTTCGGCTCGTAATTTGCGGTGTCGAGGTAGTCGACCCCCGCTGCAAGGCAGGCCTCCATGATGGTCAGGTCCTGATAGGGGAGGGCCACATTGATCACCAGAGAAGCGCCGGTCTTGCGGATCAGCTCGGCGGTTTGAACCGGATTGTCGGCGTCCACCTGGGCAGTGGCGATGTCCCGGCCGGTGCGCTTCTTCACTTCTGCAGCGATCGCGTCACACTTTGATTTCGTGCGGGATGCGAGGGTGATTTCACCGAAAACCTCGGGAACCATGGCGCATTTGTGGGCGACGACGCTGCCGACGCCTCCGGCGCCGATGAGAAGGACCTTGTTCATGGGAAGATAGCTGGGGAAGGGGTGGGGGAAAGGGGCTTGCTAGGCAAGGATTTCCCGGTGACTCAGATGTCCAACATTCGGATCAGCTCCGTCACTGAAACCTGATGATGCGACGCGAGGCTCTTCAGGATTCCGGGCCAAAGTTCCGGTTTTCAGCGGTTGATGCAGCGGGATCGTTTCGTGATGTTCCCCGTTTTGCGAAGTCGTCACTCGCACATGGGAGCCTTTCTGGCGCGTGATCTCGTAGCCAAGGGGCTTGAGAGCACGGATCAACGCAGCTCCGTCGATATCCCGGGGTAATTTCATGCCGGGATCACTTCGTCCCGGACGAAGTGCAGGCGGATCATCTTGGGCGCGACCGCTTGGTCGTCAAAGTGGCAAGCGACTGCCTCACGAAGTGCGGATTTTAGTTCGTCGATCGTTTCTGCTTGGGTGTGAATGCCGTAACCTAGCGCGGAGGCGCTGTAGCCGCCTTCGATTGGATCCTCGGCGATCTCAAAAATGATCTCTTGCACGCGCTGAACCTAGCTTCTCCGGCGGTTGGATTCAATCCCTGAACCTCCGGGTGCCGGGAGGCTCAGATTTTCCAGACAACTTTTGCTCCCCGCGGTGTTCTCTCCTGCGTAAGGCTTCTTCCAAGCAACCGGGCCATACATTCAATGAAATACCAACGCTCCATCCGCAAGCGCCTCGCCGCAGGTTTCACCCTGCTTGAAATGGTTATCGTCCTTGGAATCATCGCCGTGCTTCTCGGCGGCTCGATCGCCCTGATCGGCGGTGTGGGTGACGGTGCCAAGCTGCAGCGCGTTTCCGCTGACTTCAATGCGATCGGCTCGTCGCTAAAGACTTACAAGATCAACGCGGGCACCTACCCGACCACTTCCCAAGGTCTCGACGCCTTGGTGACCAAGCCGACCAGCACCCCGGTGCCGAAGCGCTGGACGCAGGTGCTCAAGAAGCTGCCGCAGGATCCGTGGATGCAGAACTACACCTACAAGTTCCCCGGTACCAAGGATCCGAGCGAATTCGAAATCTTCAGCAACGGCAAAGATGGCATCCAAGGCACGGATGATGACCTCAGCAGCCAGGACGAGTAATCGCCATGCGGGGAGCGGCTTCACGCTCCTCGAAATGGTGATCGTCCTCCTCGTTATCGCCCTGTTGGGCGGCAGCGCGGTCGGCCTGATGCTCATCTCCGACGACGAGCGGGCTCTCAATCGTGCCTCCGTGGAAGTGGAGGTTCTCGCCAAGCGAGCCCGCACCGTCGCCGCCCTGCAGCAACGTCCTTACGCCCTCGAGTTCACCAATAACACCGTGAGCTTGATGCCCCTCGCCGAAGCCTCGCTCGAACCCGGTGACCGGGAAAAGGCGTTGGCCGCCCAGCAGGAGGCGGCGGAAGCAAACCCCGATATGGTGGTCAAGGGCTTCGCCCCGGTTCATGCCGGGTGGGAGCTGGACCCGGACATGCGGATCTTCGTCCGCCGCTGGGCCACCGAGGAGTGGATTTCCGTGAGCGGAGAACTCCGCCAGGTCTGGCGCTTTGATCCGGAAGGCTTTTGCGAACCGGTCGGCGTGCGGATCGAGCGGGGTAAAAGCTGGAAAGAAAACGAATTCCATCCCCTGACCGGCGGCATCCGGGATTCGACGATGGAGGCTTACTGAATTTCCTGGAAACATGCGACTCAACCCGAACAGCGGCCGCAAGCAGCGGCAAAGGCGATCAGGCTTCCTCCTGCTGGAAGTGCTGCTCGCCCTCGGCGTGTTCGGGATTGCCGCTACCGGCTTCGCCGTGGCGCTGCACCGAACGGCGGATCTGGCCTCGCTATCCCAGCGGGAAGTGAAGATCACCCGCCTGCTGGAAAGCGCCCTCGCCGAGGCAATGTCCTACCCGGTGCTGGAGGAGGGGACGACCTCCGTCTCCATCCCGGAGATGTCCGAGTATGAAATGCGGGTCGATACGACCATCGAGCTGCTGCCGGAGATCGAGAACGAAGACGGGCAGCTCCTTCAGGAGATGTACCGCGTGGAGGTAAAGGCCCTCTGGTTCGAAAATGCCGTGATGCAGGAGCAGAGCGCGGAAACCTGGCGCTACTCGCGCCTTTATCAGCCATGAGACTTGTCCGTCATGTCCCGTCCCGGCGCCGCGGCTTCACTTTGCTGGAGCTGGTGCTCGCGTTGCTGGTTATGGCGATCCTGACCGGGATGATTTTCAAGACCGCCTCGGGCAGCATGGAGCTGAGCAATACCGTGGTGAAGCGCCAGAACGAGGAAAGCGTCCAGTCCGCGTTCTTCGAGCTGCTCGGGCGCCGCTTGAGCGCCCTGCCGGGGAATACCCGCATGGAACTCGCTTCGACCGATGCGGGCAGCCACTACCTTTCCGATTTAACCCTTCAGAATGTCCCCCTTGGCTTCAGCTGGGGCGGTGCGGAGAAGATCCCGAAGGCGATCAAGCTTTCCACGGTCCAGCGCCGCGATGGCTATCTGGACATCGTGCTGCGCTACTACGAGGAGGAGATCCTCGAGGACAGCGACAATCAGAACACCAACGAGGATCTCGAGCCCTTCGCCGAGGTTGTCTTGCTGGAAGACGTGCGCACCTTCGAGTGGCGCGTGCTGGATGGCCGGACCATGGAGTGGAACTACGACTGGGATCTGGTCGGTCGCCTGCCACTCCAGATGGAACTCACCATCGCCATGGGGGCTGAAGGCGAGTTCATGCGCCAGATTTTCTGGATCACCCCGAAGCAGGACCCGGAGGTCATGATGCGCCAGCTCCAGCAGCAGGCGGCGACCGGTCAGGGTGGCGGTGGCGGTGGCGGTGGCGGTGGCGGTGGCGGTGGCGGCGGCGGCGGCGGCGGCGGCGGCGGCGGCGGCGGCGAGGGGCCCATAATCAGAAATCCCAGGTGAAGTTCAAATCCACCAGATCAAGAAACCGAGGCTCCGCGCTTATCGCGGTGCTTTTCCTGATTGCGATCCTCGCGATGGCCTCCATCACGGCTATCCGGGTGGTGTCCTTTGACGTCGATCTGGCGGGAGCCCAAGTCCACGGCTTCCGTGCCCGGCAGCTTGCGGAGATGGGTATCGCCATCGCGGCGAATCCCGTGGTGAAGCGCTCGGATCCCTTGCTTCGCCACCTTTCGGAAGAAGATGGCGAAGGCTTCGAGGCCCGCATCATTTCCGAAGGCGAGAAGTTCAATATCAACGCCATCATCCTTCGCCAGGATGAGCAGCTTATGAAGTCCATGTTCATGGACTGGGGGCTGGATCTGGATCAGGCTCAAGAGCTTTCCGATGCCTTGATCGACTGGGTCGACGGCAATGACGAGGTGGGGCTCAACGGTGCGGAGTCGGAATGGTACACCGCTCAGGGACACCTCAACCAACCTTTCAACCGTCCCTTCTATGACCTGGAGGAGATGCGGATGGTGCGCGGGATGGATCTCGTGGAGGCGCTCAAGCCGGACTGGCGGAACTGGTTCACCATTTGGAGCTCCGGTGCTCTGGATCTGAACGAAGCGCCCGCCGAACTGATTGCCGCTGCCGCGGAGATCACCGTCGAGGAAGCCAACGTGATCCCGGAGACCGTACGCGGGGCCGATGGCATCCGCGATACGGATGACGACAAGCCCTTTCAGGATGTGAATACCGCGCTTGCACTTATGGGCGTGGATACCACCCTCAGCCCGCAAGTCGCGCAACGATTCACAGTCAATGACACGACCACCCGTCTCGAGAGCATCGGGTCGGTGGCCGGAGCGAAACGAAAAATCACGGTGATCGTGCGCAACCGCACGGGCCGACCGGCGGTTTTGGAACGAACCGAGGAAGTAATCCCTTGAGCAAACAACAGGAAACGACACTGCTGGTCCCGGGTGCCCGGGGCTGGGAAATCTGGAAGCAGTCGAGCGCCGGGGGATTCGCCCTCCAGTCGGCGGATGGACCCGCGCGTGCCTCTGACTTGGCCAATATCCCCGGTGGTCACCTGGTGATGCTTTTCCCGGTGCGTGGCATGCATGCCATGCCTTTCAAGGCCTCTAGCTCGGATGAATCGCTTTTTGAGGACCTTGCCGGGATGCATGCCGAGCGCCTTGGCGTCCGAGCGGACCCGATGGCCGGGCAATTGTCGGACACCTTCGTCGTTACGAAGGATGAGGAGACCGCCACGCTGTTGTGTGTGGTGCTGAAGTCCCCCGGCGATGGCGATTTGCCGCCCCGTAGCCCGAAGGAATTCGATATCTCCCCGCGCAGCTATGCGGTGCAGGGCGAGAAGATCGCGGTGTGGAAGGAATTCGACCGCTGGGTCTTCGCCTTCTACCGCGGTGGGAAATTGCTTTATTCGCAGGCTACCTCCAGCACAGCTCCCGCTCCGGATGCGTCTTGCTTGCGGGAAATCCAGCTGGCGCTCGGCCAGATGGCGATCCAAGGCTTGGCACTGCGGCCCGAACTGATCCACGTGTGGTCTCCGGAAGGGGATGCAGGTGACGCGGGTAGCTTGGCGACCGAGCTAGGCATTCCGGCGAAAGTCAGCCCTCGTCCCGAGCCAAGCCTCGCGGAGCCGCGCAGCAAGCTGCTTCCCGCGGACGTGCGTGCCGCCCGCCGTGCTGCCCGCCAGCGTGCGCAGAAGATGGCTGCCGCTGCCGCCGTGCTGCTTGCCTACCTCGGCGTGGCGGGCTGGTTCGGTTTCGGCCTTTGGAAGGATCACCGGAAGATCAAGGAACTGAATGCCGAAGCGGAGCAAATCGCTCCCAAGGCGGAGATTGCGAACTACGAGGAACACCTCCAGCTCTGGAACGAGTTGGATCCTGTCGTGAACAAGGACAAGTATCCCGTCGAAATCATGTTCCGGGTCGCGAAGGCGATCCCCATGGGCAGCGGGCTGCGCCTGAAGACCGCGGAAATCACCGGCGGCGATATCCGCCTGGTAGGCGAGGCGAAGGAGCCAGCCCCGATTTCCACCTTCGACCTGAACCTGAAAAAGTCCTCCTACGGTCTCTCCCACTACACTTGGGAGACTCCGCCGGCTTCGAACAGCTCCAAGGGCTGGGACTTCCAGTTCAACGGCACTCTCGCCGAGAAATAAGCGACTCCTTGATTTACCGACAAATGTTCCGCCCTGTGGCTTTCCTCTCCCGATCCCACGATTCATGAGCGACCGCGAAAAGAAACTAGTCCTGCTTTTTGGCCTCGCGGCCTTCGTGTTGCTCAATGTTTTCGGCATCAGCTGGTACAAGAAATACAAGCTCGAGCTTTCCAAAAAGGTGTCCAAGGCGGAGTCCTCTGTCCAGGTGGCGGAGGCTTACCAGAATAGCTACGCGGGCGTTGAGGAAGAGATGATCTGGCTCGGTGACCATTTCCCGGAGCCGAAGGCCGGCCAGACCGTCCAAGCGGAACTTCAGCAATTCGCTTCCTCCGAAGCGTCCAAGAACACATTGACGGTCAAGCGCCCGAAGATCCTGCCGAATGACGAGACGCCGGGTGCCAAATTCCATCGTGCCCGCGTGGAGTTCAATGTTACCGGCACCGAGGCCTCGCTTTACCGTTGGCTGGACAAGCTGCAGGCTCCCGATTCCCTGCGCGCCATCACCGGCATGCGCCTTTCCCCCGACACGAAGGATGACACCCTGATCGAGTGCACCGTGACCGTGGAGCAGTGGTACGTGCCGCAAGGCGCGGTGGATGAATCAGCGGACGACGCGCAACCCGTGGAGGAATGATGAAAGCGCCACACTTTTGCATGGTCGCCGTTTTGCTTTCCGCCGGACTCGCCTCTGCCGAGATTCCGAGGAAGGCGGAAAGGGATACCTATTCGAAACTTTGGGAGGCCTCGCCTTTCACCACGAAGCCGATCAACCCCCTAAAGCCTGAATCTTCCAGTCCCATGGCGGACTGGACGCTCGGCGGTGTCTCGGAAATCCATGGCGGTTATGTGGTGACCCTCGTTCATAAGAAGAACGCCGGGGAATCGATGATCATCCGCCCCGATGGCGTGCAGAAGACCAGCGCCGACAAGATCGAGCGCGGAATTACTCCTGGTGAAGCGGGGACCTTCAAGCTCGACCGCGTCGACTATGGCCAAGGCGGTTGGAAGGACATCTCGGTTCACTTGTCGGACGGCGCCCGCTTGGGCGTGGTCCGTTTCGATGAGAAAAACTTGGTGCCGAAGACTTCCGCGCCAGCCGCGGGCAATCGTCCGGGTCCTAGTGTCCAGCCCAACCAAGCGAATCCGCAAGGTGCCCCCGGAACTCCCGGGCGGCCCCGGTTAAGCGCGCCCCCGAAATGATGATGAAAGCCCTGCCATTCTCCATTTTCGCCGTTTCGCTCGCGGCGGGCATTGCTTCGGCCGAGCCGCCGAAGAAGCCCCCGCTTACGACTTATACCAAGTTGTGGTCTGATTCCCCATTCACCACCAAGCCCCCGCCGGCAGCGGCGAAGGAAGAGGATAGCGCCATGGCCGATTGGACCCTTGGCGGCGTTTCCGAGGTGGAAGGCGGTTATATGGTCACCTTGCTTCACAAGAAGAACGCCGGGGAATCGATGATCCTCCGCCCGAAGAATATCCAGAAGATCACCGCGGATGAGATCGAATGGCTGAAGCCGGGGGATCCGGGAACTTTCAAGCTCGACCGTGTCGAATACGGCAAGGGCGGCTGGAAAGACATCACGGTTCATCTGGTGGCAGGTGCCCGTAGCGGCGTCGTCCGCTTCGATGAGAAAAATCTGACCCCGAAGGCCTCGGGTCCGGCACCTGGCAATCGCCAAGGGCAACCGGGGCAACCCGGCCAGCCAGTTCCCGGACAGCCGGCGCAACAGCCCGGTGCCCAACCCACCAATCAACAACCCGCAGCGCCTAACGTTCGTCAGGTCCGCCAGCGGGTGGTCCCGCCCGCACCTGCAACCCAACGATAAGTCCGTCCACGCCTGTCTCCCATGTTGTCAAAAACGCCTTTCCTGCTTGCCGGGCTGATTCTTTCGGGCCTCGCAGTCGCGCAAAACCCCGCCGTTCCACCCCCACCTCAACCCGGGGGACAGATCCAGCCCGCAGCCGCTGCTGCAGGGCAGCTCGTCGCTCCTGATCCGAATGCGGTGAACCAGAAGGGTTACGCCGAGCCGAAGATCAATGGCGAGCGTCTCGCCGAGCTGTATACCGAGATCACCGGCCGCCGCGTCACCCTGAGCAATGCCGCCATCGCAGCGGAGTTCCGCTTCGTCCAGCAAGGACCGATTACCTATGGGGAGGCTGCAGAGCTTCTGAGGAAGGCGGCCCTTCTGGAAGGCTTCGTGTTCATCGCTTCCGGCAAGAATCACGATACCCTGGTATTTTCCCAGAATCCTCCGGTGGTACAGAGCCAGCCCCTGATTACCATCACCGATCCGGCTGATCTTCCCGAGGAAGACGTGGTGGTCACCTATGTGATGCCGCTGAAGTACATCAAGCCTCAGGAGGTCACCCGTACCTTCCAGGAAGTGGTGAAGAGCTTTGGAAGCTACGGTTCCATTTCCGCGGTTCCCAATGCTTCTTCCGTGGTCATCACGGAGAACTCGGCATTGATCCGCCGCCTGATTGAGTTGCAGTCGACGATCGACGTGCCTTCGCAGCAGGTCGCGACCCGCTTCATCAAGGTCCAGTATGCGGACGTTCAGGAGCTTTCCGAAACCCTGAATGAGATCCTGAATACCCAGCAGCAGCAGCAGCGTTCCGCGGGCTTGCAGCGGGTTCAAGGAACTCCTGCTCCAGCGGCTCCGGTAGTGCCCGGTGTGCCAGCCAATCCCGTGGCGAATGCTGCGGACGGAGGTGGTAGTGCCGGTGAGGATGTGCCGATCCAGATCGTGCCCAACACCCGCACGAACGAGATTTTCGCGATGGGCCGACCCATTGACATCGTCTTCGTGGAGAGCCTGGTGCGGGGCTTCGACTCCCCGACCGATCAGAAGAATTTCCTGCGCCGCAAGCTGAAGTTCCTGGCCGTGGCCGACTTCTTGCCGGTGGCCAACGATGCCCTCCAACGCGCCTTCGGCGGCACCGGTGGTGCGGCAGGTGGCGGGGCCGCAGGCGGTGGCGGCGGAGTGGGTGGCCGCTCGACCGGCGCGAATGCCGGTGGAGGCTCTCGCACGACGGGTAGCAGCAGGTCCGGACGCTCCGGTACCTCTGCCTCGAATGGTAGTAGCTTCGGCGGTGGCGGCAGCAGCGGTAGCAGCTTTGGCGGCGGATCCAGCGGTGGCGGCGGCGCCAGCGGTGGCGGCACCTTGGGTGAACCGGATGTGAATAGCGCTCCCGAGTCGCTTTTGGTCGGCCGCACCTTGCTGGTGGCCGATAACATTACGAACTCGATCGTGGTCCAAGGTCCGCCAGCCAGCTTGGAAATCGTGACCAAGCTCTTGGATGAGATCGATGTGAAGGCGGAGCAGGTCATGATCTCCTGTGTCTTCGGCCAGCTTTCGCTCGGCGATGATCTCAGCTACGGCATCGATTATCTGCGCACCCTCGACATTCGCGGGGACAATGCGATCGGCGGCCGCGGTGGCAGTGGTGATCTTCCGGATCTGCCGCTTGATGGTACCGATTTTGATCCGGGTTCGCTCGCGGCCGGCACCGGTCTCGGGATCTACGGCAAGATCGGCGAGCACATGAACCTTTACCTGAAGGCTCTGCAAGCTACCGACCGCTTCAACGTGATTTCCCGCCCGACCGTCTTCATGGCGAACAACCAGAAGGGCACGATCTCCAGCGGTCAGCGTATCGCCGTTCCGACCAATAGCTTCAACAGTGGCACCACCGGCCAGAGCACCAACATCGAATACCGCGACGTGGTGCTGACCCTCGAGGTCATCCCGCTGGTGAATTCCCAAGACGAAGTGACGCTTCAGATCTACCTGCTGAACGACGAAGTGCTTGGCAATCAGGTCATCGAAGGGGTCGGCACCGTGCCGACCATCGCGACCCGCGAGCTGGTGACCACGGTGACCGTACCGAACAACGAGACCATCGTGCTCGGCGGCCTGATCACCACCCGCGACCGCAAGGAGCGTTCCGGCATCCCGATCCTCAGCCAGATCCCGTGGCTCGGCGGCTTCTTCAGCACCACCACCGACAATGACGAGCGCGAGGAATTGCTGATCTTCATCCAGCCGAAGATCATCAACGACGGAAACAGCCTCTACGATGCCCAGGTCGAAATCGACCAGCGCTACAAGATTGACGACGAAAACCGTGAATTTATCGATGGCCCGGGCGTCCTGCCTGCCAAGGAATCGAGGGAAACCATCGTCGAAACAAAGAAGGGCGGCTCGGCCGACATGATTCCTGAGAGCGAGGGCGGCGCCCGCCGCGCCAGCTCCCGCCCGAAGGGGTTTTTCAAGAACCGCTAAGTAGATTTTGACGTCCGGAGGGGGCCGCGGAGATTCAATCTGCGGCCCTACCTATTCCGGTACTTGCCAAAATCCGCCTTCAAGTCTCAGTTTGTCCAGCCGGCTCCGGTAAGTCCCGGACCTTTCAAAAAAACATCCAATTTCGTTCCATGCCCGAAATCACTGAATCGGAACTCGCACCGAACGTGAAGGCCTTGTGGCTCAAGGCCCTCAGTGCCGTTCAGACCAATAATCACAGCTACGCCGTTAAGCTTCTGCAATCCGTGCTCAAGGATGCGCCCTTCTTCCTCGAAGGCCGCCAAGTCCTGCGCAAGTGTGAGGGAATCGTTCAGGGTGGCGCGAAATCCGGAAAAGGCCTTTTCGGCATGAGCTCCGGTGGCCCGGGCATGAAAGTTTCCGGTGCCGTCAAGAAGGACCCGCTGTCGGCGCTGCCGATGATCGAGGAGTTCCTTGAGAACAATCCTTACAGCCCGGAAGGCAATGACCTGCTTTTCGAAGCCTTCATGGCACTCCAGCTTCCGGAGAGCGCGGCTTTCGCGCTGGAGACGGTCCGCAGGGGCCACCCGGAGCATCTCAAGCTGATGCACAAGCTGGCGGCCTTCTACATCGGTAACGACAATCCGGCAAAGGCCGCCGAGGTCTACCGCGATATCATCAAGCATCATCCGGCCGACTCCGCCGCCATCAAGGGCGAGAAGGACTGCACCGCCCGTGCTTCCATGCAGAAGGGCGGCTGGAGCGAACAGGCTGACATGAAGTCGCTCCTTAAGAACAAGGATGAGGCCGGTGAGCTCGACCAAGGCTCCAAGTCCGGTCTGACCCGCGACCAGCTGGAAGACCGCCGCGATCGCCTCATCCTGAAATATAACGAGGACCCGAACCAGCTTGCGATCGTCAAGGATCTCGCCGGCATTTTCGAGCAGCTCGAAGACTGGTCGAA
This portion of the Luteolibacter luteus genome encodes:
- a CDS encoding prepilin-type N-terminal cleavage/methylation domain-containing protein, giving the protein MRLVRHVPSRRRGFTLLELVLALLVMAILTGMIFKTASGSMELSNTVVKRQNEESVQSAFFELLGRRLSALPGNTRMELASTDAGSHYLSDLTLQNVPLGFSWGGAEKIPKAIKLSTVQRRDGYLDIVLRYYEEEILEDSDNQNTNEDLEPFAEVVLLEDVRTFEWRVLDGRTMEWNYDWDLVGRLPLQMELTIAMGAEGEFMRQIFWITPKQDPEVMMRQLQQQAATGQGGGGGGGGGGGGGGGGGGGGGGGGGGEGPIIRNPR
- the gspG gene encoding type II secretion system major pseudopilin GspG yields the protein MKYQRSIRKRLAAGFTLLEMVIVLGIIAVLLGGSIALIGGVGDGAKLQRVSADFNAIGSSLKTYKINAGTYPTTSQGLDALVTKPTSTPVPKRWTQVLKKLPQDPWMQNYTYKFPGTKDPSEFEIFSNGKDGIQGTDDDLSSQDE
- a CDS encoding saccharopine dehydrogenase family protein, producing MNKVLLIGAGGVGSVVAHKCAMVPEVFGEITLASRTKSKCDAIAAEVKKRTGRDIATAQVDADNPVQTAELIRKTGASLVINVALPYQDLTIMEACLAAGVDYLDTANYEPKDVAKFEYSWQWALQDQWLAAGRSALLGSGFDPGVTNVFTAWALKHHFDEIHTLDIIDVNGGNHGKAFATNFNPEINIREVTAECRHWEDGQFVETAPMSKHQAFTCPDGVGTYEIYRMYHEELESLVKHIPTIKRAQFWMSFSPNYLKHLEVLQNVGMTRIDPVVYNGVEIIPLQFLKAVLPDPGELGQTTKGKTCIGNVITGIKDGKQKAIYIYNICDHEACFAEVGSQAISYTTGVPAMIGAKQMLEGKWRKPGVWNMEQYDPDSFMADLNVHGLPWQYIELTPEQAAGFQVA
- a CDS encoding pilus assembly FimT family protein, whose translation is MASKARMMTSAARTSNRHAGSGFTLLEMVIVLLVIALLGGSAVGLMLISDDERALNRASVEVEVLAKRARTVAALQQRPYALEFTNNTVSLMPLAEASLEPGDREKALAAQQEAAEANPDMVVKGFAPVHAGWELDPDMRIFVRRWATEEWISVSGELRQVWRFDPEGFCEPVGVRIERGKSWKENEFHPLTGGIRDSTMEAY
- a CDS encoding prepilin-type N-terminal cleavage/methylation domain-containing protein gives rise to the protein MRLNPNSGRKQRQRRSGFLLLEVLLALGVFGIAATGFAVALHRTADLASLSQREVKITRLLESALAEAMSYPVLEEGTTSVSIPEMSEYEMRVDTTIELLPEIENEDGQLLQEMYRVEVKALWFENAVMQEQSAETWRYSRLYQP
- a CDS encoding RNA polymerase sigma factor; translated protein: MTHEDINSSPRFCTTRWTIMGGAGDDSGRDEAWNHFTRNYWYPVYAFIRRRGDSPEDAADLTQAFFAKLIEQDWLSKVEQRDTRFSTLLITILKNFLANRHRHETAGKRGGGETPVPLDSVEAERWFGKEPATQDTPESLFEKKWAHAVMQAALERLEEECETTGRAKLFQALSPFLSREAGAGEYETAASALGIHARSVAVAVHRLRGDFREMVRAEVAAGLPDRRMVDEELRALAAALGA
- a CDS encoding type II toxin-antitoxin system HicB family antitoxin; the encoded protein is MQEIIFEIAEDPIEGGYSASALGYGIHTQAETIDELKSALREAVACHFDDQAVAPKMIRLHFVRDEVIPA
- a CDS encoding type II toxin-antitoxin system HicA family toxin; translation: MKLPRDIDGAALIRALKPLGYEITRQKGSHVRVTTSQNGEHHETIPLHQPLKTGTLARNPEEPRVASSGFSDGADPNVGHLSHREILA